The DNA segment CTTAGTTCATGAAATTCAACTTGAATTTGTAATAGTATTAAgattaaaaaacacttttaccCCTGAACTTttatgaaagtaacaatttagccATTAAACTTTGGTTTGTATTGATTTGGTTCCTGTACTTTCAATTTCgcaacaatttagtccttgaactttagTATATAAGACTTTTAATCCTTATGCTTTCAAGTTTGCAACAATTTATTCCctaacgtaaaaaaaaaaaaaaaacaaaattatatgtcaatttttattattttatgatttacactttgtattttgtaaaaatatcgAGTCTCTAACTAATTTATCGGTTTATTAATGCaataaatctcattaaatcttaacactAATTTCTATAATAAGGACTAAATCggtacaaattttaaagtacaaagactaaattgttacacaGTAAAATgcaatgactaaattgttataaaattgaaagtacaatgactaaattattacttttatgaaagtttagagactaaaagtgatttttaacctaaTATTAATTACTTCTAGCTTTAGCAAACTTGGTCAAGTTTTTGTATCTTGAAGAGTCATCTGATTTTTGTGAGTTCCCTAtatgattttctattttttcttttcaaaatccaTAGGTTCTCCATGAATGCCTCAAAAACTCTAAAATGAAGATATTTCCTAATAGAGCCCCATGGGTATTGTGTGAGCTTCTTTGACTGAGCCTAACCTTTTACTGACATTGTTGGAACTAGCCCCAACTCTTTTGAGCTTTGAACTTTAGGTCAAATTACAGCATTTTCAGTTTAATTGCTATATGACCTAAGTTGACCTTAATTTGAGATGCATATCAATTTACAATTCGttcatattttaataatttattattatttcattcattttaaaataatgacaTGTTGATGGGTGATTGattactaatttcttttttctactTATAATTCATttagttaaatatatatattttaagctAAATGGTTAAAGTTCGAACTAATTAGGGGTGGGTTCATTGGTACATATGCATCTAGCAATGGAGTTGGACAATATGATTATTGTGCGTTTATTAACGGGCGAGGAAGAAGATAATGTTAGATGATTCTGtgttaaatttaccttcatccATAAGTTAAGCTTTTGGTTTAATTAGCGATTTAAAATGGTATCAAAGTAGGTGGTCCAAAGAGGTCACTGTGTGTTTAAGTCCCTGcaatgttatttttctttatttaatattgattttcacttGTTTTTGTTTGACTTTTCTACATATTTCAAGCTCACAGCTGAGAAGTGTTAGAtgatgtaaaattaaatttaccttcaacCATCAGTTTAAACTTTTGGGTCAATTAGTGATTTAATAGATAAATCAGTGAAATTTGTGAGGAAGGCATTCTATTCATGGGGATACAAAAGGAGACGTCAAATCTAACAATCCTAGAATATGGTAGCTGATGGAATTGTTCATTGGACAGCAAATGAGGAGGATTCTCGTTGTTGGTGGGATAATTTCCCTATTTGGATTTGTTGGGTAGTTATGATTGATTTCACTTCGTTGGATATGTAATTGTTTGtgatatttgttttaaaaaaatccaatcaaCATGTtgctaaattaaaaaatatataataataataataataataataatgtctataaaatgtaaatgatatagaaaaaaaagataGTAAATTTTCTTTCAAGTGGTTGATTCAAACATAACTTCCATAGATAACACACTTATTACCATTCAAAGGTTAATAGTTTCATTGAAGAATTGTTTTTGTACTACGCTACCTCCATTCAATAgctacaacaaaaatataatttaaaattgatgtaaaatttacagaataaatgaataataacgtgttaaattataaatgagAGTGATTTAGTACCATAAGTGGTTTTGTTGCGATTTCTCCTTGAAtggaaataaaaaggaaaaagagttTCTTTCTCGAAAGACTAAAGAGAAAATGTAGGCATATCCAAACATGATGCCATTAAATCgtaacataatatataaatgaaaaaataaatgcaaCAAATGTAACTTAAAAGCCTACACTAACAAAAagcattaaaataataataaaaaaaatcgcAAGATGGAAACGAAACGCCAAGGCCCTGGGAGCGGACAGGACACATCTGGGTCAAACTTATCCACGGTTAAAATAATAAGTAATCTAATCCAACGGTCGTTGTTATATTCCAAGCATGAATTCGTCTGCACCGTCCGATTTCTCGATCATCACCAAAGCTAGATCGCCACCACACGATGCATTGACTGGGGGACCGTGTCGAGAACGAAATGACCCTTTCACCCATTCCTTCAAAACCACGGCGATTTTCAGTTTCACCGCTCCACCTCCCTCTCTCTGTTGCTCCCTCCCACGTTCGAAACCCTAAATCGACTTCCCTCTTTGAAAATTTCTCACCCTTTTTCGCCTTGGATTGTTCAGCTATTGTTGTGTTTCTCTGGGTAAGATGAGATTGCACTCTTTGTGCTTGATTCTAATGGGTTCATTTCAGTATTTTACTTATTCACTCTGTTagtgtttttaattttcttggATCTTGTGATGGTATAGTTAATGGGTTTTTCCCCTGTTCATTATTTCTCTGTGAATTTTGAtctcaattttgtttttgtttctaattatggatttcttttttaataaagagTTGTCTGTAGTTTTGAGATAATGATGACAGCGGCAGGGTAGCTTAATTGTGACTCTCTCTGTCTTTCTGAAAACGAAATGAATTTTTCCACTGGAAGTGTTCTTGCTCCTTGAATTTGATGGCATTTCTGTGCTTGTTATGTATAGCTTGAGGATTTTTGCCTTTGGCATTATCTAAGATGATCATTTTAAAATGCTTCTTTGTCTTCTATGTTTTCTCATGGTGATTTTTCCTGCAGACGAGGAGTAATGCTTATGTGGGGTTCTTGACACTATCTCTAGTCATATAATGGATCCAAATTCTACTGATTCCCAAACATCACCTACTGTTAATTCCTCGGAAACTAAGCCGCCAGAAGTACGGCCTCAGGCTCCTGCTACCACTGGAATGGATAATGTAGCCCGTGATGCAACATCTAAGCTATCTCCAAGTGGCATAACTTCATGGGcgaaaaacttgaaaatttctCAACCACAGTCAGCTTCACAAGTTGGAGCGACTGATAATGCTGCTGGGAAGTCAGCTTTTGCACGTTTTACTAGTGGCTTAGGTTTGAACTTGTCTCCAAAATCATCTGCTCCACCTAATGATTCCCCAGATGGAACTTCTAAACCTGCCCAGCCCAGTTTTGTGGGATCAATTACAAGAGGGTTGGTTGACTCTTCAAAGAGTGCTGTAAAGGCTGTACAAGTTAAAGCTCGTCATGTTGTCTCCCAAAATAAGCGAAGATACCAGGTTTTTCCCACATACCATTAGCTTCTTTCTTATGTGACCATTTTATAAGTTTTTACTGCTagttatatatgtatatactaTTTTCTCGTCTGAGCTTTACAGTACATATGGCTGAACCTAATTTGTTTTTGGATCAGAGGAAGATAACATTTTATGTTTGCAGTCTTCGCGGAGTAGTGATGTGATTGCAGAAGTTTGTAATTTGCATTTTGgcattctaaatttttttaatgaaagcAGAAAATGCAAATTTTGGACCTCAAGCAGCAGTTATATCTGTCTGACTAAAATTGGATGTTATATGTCTAACAGCATTTATTGACTTAGTATTGAGTAAGTGTGTATGTAATGTAAACTTCTAGACTTCTAATATGTACATTATGTCCCGTTGTTCTCCTTTTTGTATCAATGAATAAGAGTAATGGGAATACCAGAtgcttgtttgttttttcttataATACAAAATGTGATATCATATAACATATAGAGAAGACTATTTGGTTCTGGTTAAAGTATTCCCTACATTTTATGCGTGTTTACTTTTATGTTATTATGATATGATTATAAAGGTTCTCTTCTTACAGGAAGGTGGATTTGATTTGGATATGACTTATATTACTGAAAATATCATTGCTATGGGTTTTCCTGCTGGTGACATGAGCTCAGGGTTTTTCGGTTATGTTGAGGTTATTCCCTGTTACTCGTGTTGTATGACTTACATTATTTTCTGTTTGAATGATATTCTAATATATATGACTTGTGAGGCAGGGTTTCTACAGGAACCATATGGAAGAAGTCATCAAGTTCTTTGAAACACATCACAAGGTATGTATGGATTTGTCCATGATATGCATTTTTTCTGTTTTAATTTTTTCCCGatacatttcattttttaaactaCTTATCGTTTGGACTCTGTTGTCAGATGATCGTCTTTCCATGATTGATCTGCATTGTAGATTTGCcatttcatgttttcatgttttgtaTTCTTATTTTATCTGCAGGGAAAATACAAAGTATATAATCTTTGTTCGGAGAGGCTATATGATGCTTCATTATTTGAAGGAAAGGTTCGTGATGATCTCTTATTATCATTAATATTCTGAGTTTTTATGGGGGTGGGGTCACAAATTCTTTTCATAATGAAACTTATGAAGCATTACAAGCAGTCAAATAAGGTTTGTTGAACGTGAAAACTACTAATTGTAGTTCCAATAGGGTTCTCTCGACCAGAAACTCGGTTCCCATGCTGAGTGAAAGTTATAGTATATTTGAATATATCGTGTGTTCTTTACTTTAATGTACATTTATGTAATTTATATGCTGTTTtctttttgacatttttaatctttaatttcTTTGGTTCATCTGAAAGATTTTAAGAAGACCCTTTTAATTGATACTTTCAAGCATATACGtcattgggtttttttttttttttttttttttttttttttttNtttttttttttttttttttttttcttttttccatttttgtttttttgagaTTGTTTTCTAGATCGCTTGTTTTTCTCTAGATAGTTGAAAAATTGACATGGATGGTAATCTGGGATTTTTCTTCAGGTGGCTTGTTTTCCTTTTGATGACCATAACTGTCCGCCAGTTCAACTCATAATATCATTTTGCCAAAGTGCTTATTCATGGCTGAAGGATGATATTGAAAATGTAGTAGTTGTGCATTGCAAGGCAGGAATGGCCAGGACAGGCTTGATGATTTCCAGTCTTCTTCTATTTCTTAAGGTTTGGATTTGTTGTCTAGATCTAAAAATTTGGGGAAGTTATGGAAAAATGTTCCATATTGATTCTCTCTTAAttctgttgttttttttttttttttttgtttttttgatttTTGCATGCTTGCCTCTTTTGCAGTTCTTTCCAACCGCTGAAGAATCCATCGAATACTACAACCAGAGAAGGTGTTTTGATGGCAAAGGCCTGATCTTACCAAGTCAGATTGTTAGTGAAAATTACCTTCAGAGAATTTTGTATCAAGTCTTTTCATATGTCAAAAGCTTCTAAAATATTATCATAATATCGTTTTCT comes from the Benincasa hispida cultivar B227 chromosome 5, ASM972705v1, whole genome shotgun sequence genome and includes:
- the LOC120078017 gene encoding phosphatidylinositol 3,4,5-trisphosphate 3-phosphatase and protein-tyrosine-phosphatase PTEN2A: MDPNSTDSQTSPTVNSSETKPPEVRPQAPATTGMDNVARDATSKLSPSGITSWAKNLKISQPQSASQVGATDNAAGKSAFARFTSGLGLNLSPKSSAPPNDSPDGTSKPAQPSFVGSITRGLVDSSKSAVKAVQVKARHVVSQNKRRYQEGGFDLDMTYITENIIAMGFPAGDMSSGFFGYVEGFYRNHMEEVIKFFETHHKGKYKVYNLCSERLYDASLFEGKVACFPFDDHNCPPVQLIISFCQSAYSWLKDDIENVVVVHCKAGMARTGLMISSLLLFLKFFPTAEESIEYYNQRRCFDGKGLILPSQIRYVKYFERILTYFNGENPPSRRCVLRGFRLHRCPYWIRPSITVSDHNGVLFSTKMHPRTKSLSPEDFWFTAPKKGIMVFALPGEPGLAELCGDFKVHFHDRQGDFYCWLNTTMTENRKMLYTNDLDGFDKRKLPSPGFQVEVVLVDTSPNMDNTTKKSDESSGSKPSAADGNEVSGNQNRKSGTNDKDDVFSDSESEGGSSKSKKEATSGSGAEGSAVKTTSKSQTSMTSSDDVASLSHATKQVSLGDGGAKQTAPASDKKGDGVGRSDSLPEVPNSESEFKAMAADASVFTFGDDEDYESD